One window of Streptomyces sp. NBC_00273 genomic DNA carries:
- a CDS encoding CoA-binding protein → MYGDPATIRKILTELGDTWAVVGLSNNQDRAAYGVARVLQRFGKRVIPVHPKAETVHGEPGYASLADIPFKVDVVDVFVNSELAGPVADQAVAVGAEAVWFQLGVIDEAAYARTRETGLTMVMDRCPAIEIPAL, encoded by the coding sequence GTGTACGGCGATCCGGCAACCATCCGCAAGATCCTCACCGAGCTGGGCGACACCTGGGCCGTGGTGGGGCTCTCGAACAATCAGGACCGCGCGGCCTACGGGGTGGCCCGCGTGCTCCAGCGGTTCGGCAAGCGCGTGATCCCCGTGCACCCCAAGGCCGAGACCGTGCACGGCGAGCCCGGGTACGCCTCGCTGGCGGACATCCCGTTCAAGGTGGACGTGGTGGACGTCTTCGTGAACAGCGAGCTGGCCGGGCCGGTGGCCGACCAGGCCGTCGCCGTCGGCGCCGAGGCCGTCTGGTTCCAGCTCGGGGTGATCGACGAGGCCGCGTACGCCCGCACCCGCGAGACGGGGCTGACGATGGTCATGGACCGCTGCCCCGCGATCGAGATCCCGGCGCTGTAG
- a CDS encoding YigZ family protein: MKADQYVTVAREGVHESEINRSRFLCSLAPAATEQEAQDFVARIRKEHPTATHNCFAYVVGADASVQKASDDGEPGGTAGVPMLQMLMRRDVRYAVAVVTRYYGGVKLGAGGLIRAYGGVVGEALDELGTVTRRRYRLATVTVDHQRAGKTQNDLRSTGRTVVDLRYGAEVEIEVALPEADLPAFEAWLADTTAGSAGLTLGGETYAP, from the coding sequence GTGAAGGCAGACCAGTACGTGACGGTGGCCCGTGAGGGCGTCCACGAGTCCGAGATCAACCGCTCGCGCTTCCTGTGCTCGCTCGCGCCCGCCGCGACCGAGCAGGAGGCGCAGGACTTCGTCGCGCGCATCCGCAAGGAGCACCCCACCGCCACGCACAACTGCTTCGCCTACGTCGTCGGCGCGGACGCCTCCGTACAGAAGGCCAGCGACGACGGCGAGCCCGGCGGCACCGCCGGGGTGCCCATGCTGCAGATGCTCATGCGCCGCGACGTCCGCTACGCGGTCGCCGTCGTCACCCGCTACTACGGCGGCGTGAAGCTCGGCGCCGGCGGCCTGATCAGGGCCTACGGCGGGGTCGTCGGGGAGGCCCTCGACGAGCTCGGCACCGTCACCCGGCGCCGCTACCGGCTGGCCACCGTCACCGTCGACCACCAGCGGGCCGGCAAGACCCAGAACGACCTGCGCTCCACCGGCCGGACCGTGGTGGACCTGCGCTACGGGGCCGAGGTGGAGATCGAGGTGGCCCTCCCGGAGGCGGACCTGCCCGCCTTCGAGGCCTGGCTCGCCGACACCACCGCGGGCAGCGCCGGCCTCACGCTCGGCGGAGAGACGTACGCGCCCTGA
- a CDS encoding exonuclease SbcCD subunit D encodes MKFLHTSDWHLGRAFHRVNLLGAQAAFIDHLIETVREREVDAVLVAGDVYDRAVPPLPAVELYDRALHRLADLGVPTVMISGNHDSARRLGVGAGLIGRAGIHLRTDPAGCADPVVLTDEHGDVALYGLPYLEPALVKDQFSAEKVSHEAVLGAAMDRIRADLATRAPGTRSIVLAHAFVTGGRASDSERDITVGGVEAVPASVFAGVDYAALGHLHGCQTIDERVRYSGSPLAYSFSEADHRKTTWLIELGAQGEITGAERIDTPVPRTLARLRGRLEDLLRDPAHQVHEDAWVEATLTDPVRPDDPMARLAARFPHTLTLAFDPEGRQEETGASYAQRLEGRSDQQIAEDFVAHVRGGGPADEAERAVLQGAFDDVRADDSHRETHR; translated from the coding sequence GTGAAGTTCCTGCACACCTCCGACTGGCACCTCGGCCGGGCCTTCCACCGGGTCAACCTGCTCGGCGCCCAGGCGGCCTTCATCGACCACCTCATCGAGACCGTGCGCGAGCGCGAGGTCGACGCCGTCCTCGTCGCCGGTGACGTCTACGACCGGGCCGTGCCCCCGCTGCCCGCCGTCGAGCTGTACGACCGGGCCCTGCACCGCCTCGCCGACCTCGGCGTCCCCACCGTGATGATCTCCGGCAACCACGACTCGGCCCGCCGCCTCGGCGTCGGCGCCGGGCTGATCGGCCGGGCCGGGATCCACCTGCGGACCGACCCGGCCGGCTGCGCCGACCCCGTCGTTCTGACCGACGAACACGGTGACGTGGCGCTGTACGGCCTGCCGTATCTGGAGCCCGCCCTGGTCAAGGACCAGTTCAGCGCGGAGAAGGTGAGCCACGAGGCGGTCCTCGGCGCCGCCATGGACCGGATCCGGGCCGACCTGGCCACCCGGGCGCCCGGCACGCGCTCGATCGTCCTCGCACACGCCTTCGTCACGGGCGGACGGGCCAGTGACAGCGAGCGCGACATCACCGTCGGCGGGGTCGAAGCCGTACCCGCCTCCGTCTTCGCCGGCGTGGACTACGCCGCCCTGGGCCACCTCCACGGCTGCCAGACCATCGACGAACGGGTCCGCTACTCCGGCTCCCCGCTCGCCTACTCCTTCTCCGAGGCCGACCACCGCAAGACCACGTGGCTGATCGAACTCGGCGCGCAGGGCGAGATCACCGGCGCCGAGCGGATCGACACCCCCGTCCCGCGCACCCTCGCCCGGCTCCGCGGACGACTGGAGGACCTGCTACGGGATCCGGCGCACCAGGTCCACGAGGACGCCTGGGTCGAAGCCACCCTCACCGACCCGGTCCGCCCCGACGACCCCATGGCCCGCCTCGCCGCCCGCTTCCCGCACACCCTCACCCTCGCCTTCGACCCCGAGGGCCGCCAGGAGGAGACCGGCGCCTCCTACGCCCAGCGCCTCGAGGGCCGCAGCGACCAGCAGATCGCCGAGGACTTCGTCGCCCACGTGCGCGGCGGCGGCCCCGCGGACGAGGCCGAACGGGCCGTCCTCCAGGGCGCCTTCGACGACGTACGGGCCGACGACAGCCACCGGGAGACCCACCGATGA
- a CDS encoding SMC family ATPase — protein sequence MRLHRLAVTAFGPFAEPQEIDFDALSGAGIFLLHGPTGAGKTSVLDAVCYALYGSVPGPRQAPGTSLRSDHAAAHTPTEVTLELTAGGRRLELTRRPEQERPKKRGTGTTKDKAQSWLREHTGAGWEPLSRSHQEIGEEIEQLLGMSREQFCQVVLLPQGEFARFLRADEAARGRLLGRLFDTRRFAAVEALLGERRRAAEAKVRAGDEKVLHTAQRLAQAAGDSADLRAWPMPGHQPGDPGLAEAVRAWAAVARCAARERLDVAEYALAAVESRHAAARRAAEDARELDRLQRRHAETLRRAALLAGAAPERDRVRDLLDRARRGALVAPALELRGAASAAHLAAAHAEASARAQLPPTLKEAGAEQLADVEQRLRGALGALGAAQRAEQRSAEIGRERADLERESRAAEEAHQESAEWLERWEATRTALQERVDAAQQAATLTEQLAGRLEPARMQLNAARRRDELDADTARAAGELLTLREESAAARERWLELKEARLRGIAAELAEALVAGEACTVCGSAEHPAPARPAPGHVDRAAEDAAHAHFERAEQARAAVERRHAAAQEARAEAAAAAGEVATAELLDLTADLSTRHAAAHAAAAGLHAAREQLARAEREHAARSADRQGAETRAAARASRREALDREQAGLESELALVRDGAPTVAARARTLEDRVRMVSGAATSLRRAETTAARLKEADDQLADAAFKAGFDTVEAAADAVLPEYERTALQHRLDAWQAEEALLADRRGETGAAEAAALPPAAPDAADAYAATAAAKLRTAGSAADAARVRCTELDRLSRQAEQELRALGPLREAYDRVARLAGLTAGTSADNERKMRLEAYVLAARLEQVAAAATVRLLRMSGGRYTLVHSDARASGRGRSGLGLHVVDAWTGSERDTATLSGGETFFASLALALGLADVVTDEAGGMRLDTLFIDEGFGSLDDQALDEVLDVLDSLRERDRSVGIVSHVADLRTRVQAQLEIVKQRGGSVVRHRTAALTD from the coding sequence ATGAGGCTGCACCGGCTGGCCGTGACCGCCTTCGGACCGTTCGCCGAGCCCCAGGAGATCGATTTCGACGCCCTGTCCGGCGCCGGCATCTTCCTGCTGCACGGACCCACCGGCGCCGGGAAGACCTCCGTGCTCGACGCCGTCTGCTACGCGCTCTACGGTTCCGTACCCGGTCCCCGCCAGGCCCCCGGCACGAGCCTGCGCAGCGACCACGCCGCCGCCCACACCCCGACCGAGGTCACCCTCGAGCTCACCGCGGGCGGCCGCCGCCTCGAGCTCACCCGGCGGCCCGAACAGGAGCGCCCGAAGAAGCGCGGCACGGGCACCACCAAGGACAAGGCCCAGAGCTGGCTGCGCGAGCACACCGGTGCGGGCTGGGAGCCGCTCAGCCGTTCCCACCAGGAGATCGGTGAGGAGATCGAGCAGCTGCTCGGCATGAGCCGCGAGCAGTTCTGCCAGGTCGTCCTCCTGCCGCAAGGGGAGTTCGCCCGCTTCCTGCGCGCCGACGAGGCCGCCCGCGGCCGTCTCCTCGGCCGGCTCTTCGACACCCGCCGCTTCGCCGCCGTCGAGGCCCTGCTCGGCGAGCGCCGCCGCGCCGCCGAGGCCAAGGTCCGGGCCGGCGACGAGAAGGTCCTCCACACCGCCCAGCGCCTCGCCCAGGCCGCCGGCGACAGCGCCGACCTGCGGGCCTGGCCGATGCCCGGACACCAGCCGGGCGACCCCGGGCTCGCCGAGGCCGTCCGGGCCTGGGCGGCCGTCGCCCGGTGCGCGGCCCGCGAGCGCCTCGACGTCGCCGAGTACGCCCTGGCCGCCGTCGAGAGCCGGCACGCCGCCGCCCGGCGGGCCGCCGAGGACGCGCGGGAGCTCGACCGGCTCCAGCGCCGGCACGCGGAGACCCTCCGCCGGGCCGCCCTGCTCGCCGGGGCCGCGCCCGAGCGGGACCGGGTGCGCGACCTGCTGGACCGGGCCCGGCGCGGCGCCCTGGTGGCCCCCGCACTGGAACTGCGCGGTGCCGCCTCCGCCGCGCACCTCGCCGCCGCCCACGCCGAAGCCTCGGCCCGGGCACAGCTCCCGCCCACGCTGAAGGAGGCGGGCGCCGAGCAGCTGGCCGACGTCGAGCAGCGGCTGCGCGGCGCCCTCGGTGCGCTCGGCGCGGCGCAGCGGGCCGAACAGCGCAGCGCCGAGATCGGCCGGGAACGCGCCGACCTGGAACGGGAGTCCCGGGCCGCCGAGGAGGCGCACCAGGAGTCCGCCGAGTGGCTGGAGCGCTGGGAGGCGACCCGGACGGCGCTGCAGGAACGCGTGGACGCCGCCCAGCAGGCGGCCACCTTGACCGAGCAGCTCGCGGGCCGGCTGGAACCCGCCCGCATGCAGCTGAACGCCGCCCGCCGGCGGGATGAGCTCGACGCCGACACGGCGCGCGCCGCCGGCGAACTGCTCACCCTGCGCGAGGAGTCGGCCGCCGCGCGGGAGCGCTGGCTGGAGCTCAAGGAGGCCCGGCTGCGCGGGATCGCCGCCGAGCTCGCCGAGGCACTGGTGGCCGGGGAGGCCTGCACCGTGTGCGGGTCCGCGGAACACCCCGCTCCGGCCCGACCGGCCCCCGGCCACGTGGACCGCGCCGCCGAGGACGCGGCCCACGCCCACTTCGAACGGGCCGAGCAGGCCCGGGCCGCCGTCGAGCGCCGGCACGCCGCCGCCCAGGAGGCCCGCGCCGAGGCCGCGGCCGCCGCCGGGGAGGTCGCCACCGCCGAACTCCTCGACCTGACCGCCGACCTGAGCACCCGTCATGCCGCCGCCCACGCCGCGGCCGCCGGCCTGCACGCCGCTCGTGAGCAGCTCGCCCGCGCCGAGCGGGAGCACGCCGCGCGCAGCGCCGACCGGCAGGGGGCCGAGACCCGGGCCGCCGCCAGGGCCTCCCGGCGCGAAGCCCTGGACCGCGAACAGGCCGGACTGGAGAGCGAACTCGCCCTCGTACGGGACGGCGCGCCCACCGTCGCGGCCCGCGCCCGCACCCTGGAGGACCGGGTCCGGATGGTCTCCGGCGCGGCCACCTCGCTGCGCCGGGCCGAGACCACCGCGGCCCGGCTGAAGGAGGCCGACGACCAGCTCGCCGACGCCGCGTTCAAGGCCGGGTTCGACACCGTGGAGGCGGCCGCCGACGCGGTGCTCCCCGAGTACGAACGCACCGCGCTCCAACACCGGCTGGACGCCTGGCAGGCGGAAGAGGCCCTGCTGGCGGACCGCCGCGGCGAGACCGGCGCCGCCGAAGCGGCAGCCCTGCCTCCGGCCGCACCGGATGCGGCCGACGCGTACGCGGCCACCGCTGCCGCGAAGCTTCGTACGGCAGGGTCGGCAGCCGACGCGGCCCGGGTGCGCTGCACGGAGCTCGACCGGCTCTCCCGGCAGGCCGAGCAGGAACTGCGCGCCCTCGGCCCGTTGCGGGAGGCCTACGACCGGGTCGCCCGGCTGGCCGGACTCACCGCCGGCACCTCCGCCGACAACGAGCGCAAGATGCGCCTGGAGGCCTACGTCCTGGCCGCCCGCCTGGAGCAGGTGGCCGCCGCGGCGACGGTACGGCTGCTGCGCATGTCCGGCGGCCGCTACACCCTGGTCCACTCCGACGCGCGAGCGAGCGGACGAGGGCGCTCCGGCCTCGGACTGCACGTGGTCGACGCGTGGACCGGTAGCGAGCGGGACACGGCCACCCTGTCGGGCGGCGAGACCTTCTTCGCCTCGCTCGCCCTGGCGCTCGGCCTCGCGGACGTGGTCACGGACGAGGCGGGCGGGATGCGCCTGGACACCCTCTTCATCGACGAGGGCTTCGGCAGCCTCGACGACCAGGCGCTGGACGAGGTGCTCGACGTCCTGGACTCGCTGCGCGAGCGGGACCGGAGCGTCGGCATCGTCAGCCACGTCGCCGACCTGCGGACCCGGGTCCAGGCCCAGCTGGAGATCGTCAAGCAGCGCGGCGGCTCCGTGGTGCGCCACCGCACGGCGGCGCTCACGGACTGA
- a CDS encoding Lrp/AsnC family transcriptional regulator — protein MTDYSPDATDWRILEALQRDGRASFTELARSVSMSASAVTERVRRLEETGIITGYTAVVDPERLGKSILALVRLRYPHGNYKPFHDFLEATPEILEAHHVTGDDCFVLKVATRSMSHLEEVTGRIAGLGSVTTSIVYSSPLPRRPLSP, from the coding sequence ATGACCGACTATTCCCCTGACGCCACCGACTGGCGGATCCTCGAAGCCCTCCAGCGGGACGGCCGCGCCAGTTTCACCGAGCTCGCCCGCTCCGTGTCCATGTCCGCGAGCGCCGTCACCGAGCGGGTCCGCCGACTGGAGGAGACCGGCATCATCACCGGCTACACGGCGGTGGTGGACCCGGAAAGGCTCGGCAAGTCGATCCTCGCCCTCGTGCGGCTGCGCTACCCGCACGGCAACTACAAGCCCTTCCACGACTTCCTGGAGGCCACTCCGGAGATCCTGGAGGCCCACCACGTCACGGGCGACGACTGCTTCGTCCTCAAGGTCGCGACCCGCTCGATGTCGCACTTGGAGGAGGTCACGGGCCGGATCGCGGGGCTCGGTTCGGTGACGACGAGCATCGTCTACTCCTCTCCGCTGCCCCGCCGGCCGCTCAGTCCGTGA
- a CDS encoding rhodanese-like domain-containing protein, producing MTTTQTHPNQPGSAAPATTNPVLRVPPASPAAAAAYFAASLAFHADVSDVAAAFKAHREQGAELGFQLVDSRSTPSWDQAHVPGAVHLPTALIPEQAERLLDKDVPVVTYCWGPGCNGGTRSALALAELGFQVKEMLGGIEYWIREGFEVETWQGNEQRAEADPLTAPTDSDDCGC from the coding sequence ATGACGACGACGCAGACGCACCCGAACCAGCCGGGCTCCGCCGCCCCCGCCACCACCAACCCCGTGCTCCGGGTGCCCCCGGCCTCCCCGGCCGCGGCCGCCGCGTACTTCGCCGCGAGCCTGGCCTTCCACGCGGACGTGTCGGACGTCGCCGCCGCCTTCAAGGCCCACCGCGAGCAGGGTGCGGAGCTCGGCTTCCAGCTCGTCGACTCCCGCTCCACCCCGTCCTGGGACCAGGCCCACGTGCCCGGCGCCGTCCACCTGCCCACCGCCCTCATCCCCGAGCAGGCCGAGCGGCTCCTGGACAAGGACGTCCCCGTGGTGACGTACTGCTGGGGACCCGGCTGCAACGGAGGCACCCGCTCCGCCCTCGCCCTGGCCGAACTCGGCTTCCAGGTCAAGGAGATGCTCGGCGGCATCGAGTACTGGATCCGCGAGGGCTTCGAGGTCGAGACCTGGCAGGGCAACGAGCAGCGCGCCGAGGCCGACCCGCTGACCGCGCCCACCGACTCGGACGACTGCGGCTGCTGA
- a CDS encoding DUF885 domain-containing protein: protein MSETLHNGSAPRLPRQVADAYVDDLIALDPITGTYLGVASSSSKLPDYSPAGRAAVAELIRETLTRLDAAESEPGADSDAERRCARLLRERLTAELAVLEADEDLCAVSNIHSPAHSVREIFSLTPADTDEDWSAIAERLRAVPAAFAGYRESLGLGLERGLYGGPRATTTMIGQLTTWVGQDGSEAPFFEGFVSAGPDALRAELDAAAAGATAAVVELRDWMRSVYAPAVEGKPDTVGRERYARWARFFNGTDLDLEEAYAYGWSEYHRLLAEMKSEAAKILPGAGPWEALKHLDEHGTHIEGVDEVQAWLQGLMDEAIENLDGTHFELAERVRKVESRIAPPGGPAAPYYTSPSEDFSRPGRTWLPTMGLTRFPVYDLVSTWYHEGVPGHHLQLAQWTHVADQLSRYQATVGMVSANAEGWALYAERLMDELGYLKDAEQRLGYLDCQMMRAARVIVDIGMHVGLEIPADSPFHPGEQWTVDLAQEFFGLHSGRPADFVESELTRYLSMPGQAIGYKLGERAWLLGRDNARAAHGGSFDLKAWHMAALSQGSLGLDDLVDELSKL from the coding sequence ATGTCAGAGACCCTCCACAACGGCAGTGCACCGCGGCTGCCCCGCCAGGTGGCCGACGCGTACGTCGACGACCTCATCGCCCTCGACCCGATCACGGGCACCTACCTCGGTGTCGCCTCGAGTTCGAGCAAGCTCCCGGACTACTCCCCGGCGGGCCGTGCGGCCGTGGCCGAGCTCATCCGCGAGACCCTCACCCGCCTCGACGCGGCCGAGTCGGAGCCCGGCGCCGACAGCGACGCCGAACGCCGCTGCGCCCGGCTGCTGCGCGAGCGCCTGACCGCCGAGCTCGCCGTACTGGAGGCGGACGAGGACCTGTGCGCGGTCAGCAACATCCACAGCCCCGCGCACTCCGTCCGTGAGATCTTCTCCCTGACCCCCGCCGACACCGACGAGGACTGGTCGGCGATCGCCGAGCGCCTGCGCGCCGTACCGGCCGCCTTCGCCGGCTACCGCGAGAGCCTCGGGCTCGGCCTGGAGCGCGGCCTGTACGGCGGCCCCCGCGCCACCACCACCATGATCGGCCAGCTCACGACCTGGGTCGGCCAGGACGGCTCCGAGGCGCCCTTCTTCGAGGGCTTCGTCTCCGCCGGTCCGGACGCCCTGCGCGCCGAACTGGACGCAGCGGCCGCCGGCGCGACCGCCGCCGTCGTCGAACTGCGCGACTGGATGCGCTCGGTGTACGCCCCGGCCGTCGAGGGCAAGCCCGACACCGTGGGCCGCGAGCGCTACGCCCGCTGGGCCCGCTTCTTCAACGGCACCGACCTGGACCTGGAAGAGGCGTACGCCTACGGCTGGTCGGAGTACCACCGACTGCTCGCCGAGATGAAGTCCGAGGCGGCCAAGATCCTCCCGGGCGCCGGCCCCTGGGAGGCGCTGAAGCACCTGGACGAGCACGGCACCCACATCGAGGGCGTCGACGAGGTCCAGGCCTGGCTGCAGGGCCTGATGGACGAGGCCATCGAGAACCTCGACGGCACGCACTTCGAACTCGCCGAGCGCGTCCGCAAGGTGGAGTCCCGCATCGCCCCGCCGGGCGGCCCCGCGGCCCCGTACTACACGTCCCCCTCCGAGGACTTCTCCCGCCCGGGCCGCACCTGGCTGCCCACCATGGGCCTGACCCGCTTCCCCGTGTACGACCTGGTGTCCACCTGGTACCACGAGGGCGTGCCGGGCCACCACCTGCAGCTGGCGCAGTGGACGCACGTGGCGGACCAGCTCTCCCGCTACCAGGCCACCGTCGGCATGGTCAGCGCCAACGCCGAGGGTTGGGCGCTGTACGCGGAGCGGCTGATGGACGAGCTGGGCTACCTCAAGGACGCCGAGCAGCGCCTGGGATACCTGGACTGCCAGATGATGCGCGCGGCGCGGGTCATCGTGGACATCGGCATGCACGTGGGCCTGGAGATCCCGGCGGACTCGCCGTTCCACCCGGGCGAGCAGTGGACGGTGGACCTGGCGCAGGAGTTCTTCGGCCTGCACAGCGGCCGGCCGGCGGACTTCGTCGAGAGCGAGCTGACCCGCTACCTGTCGATGCCGGGACAGGCGATCGGCTACAAGCTGGGTGAGCGCGCCTGGCTCCTGGGACGGGACAACGCGCGTGCCGCGCACGGCGGTTCCTTCGACCTGAAGGCCTGGCACATGGCGGCGCTGTCGCAGGGTTCGCTGGGGCTGGACGATCTGGTGGACGAGCTGTCGAAGCTCTGA